TGATATTACTAAAATAAAATATGGATTTTTGTGTAATTATGAAAAAGTATATATGGACAGATTTACAGAATTCAATAATGATGTGAAAAACTTCTTATCGGATACAGTGCTTTATAGAAATACTAGTATTGTTTTTGCAAGAAGATGGTTTGATACTTTGATGGGAAATTTACCTGAGATTTTAACTTCTAGTCCTATTGACATTTTAAAAGGAAAATATAAAGATATACCTGCTGTTATAGTCTCAGCAGGACCATCATTAGAGAAAAATATACATGAATTAAAAAATATTAATGATAAAATGCTCGTACTATCGGGAGGTAGAACACTTAAGCCGCTAAAGGATATAGATGTTAGTCCTGATTTGCTCGGAATTGTAGATCCAGGGGAAATTGCATATGAATTAGTTAAGGAATATATACATAGTGAAGAAAGCACTTTGCTATTCTATGAAGGAACAAATGAAAAGGTTACAAAAGATTATATAGGTAATAAGTATATTTTTACTCAAAGTAATTTTATAAGAGAAATATTTCAAATGAATATTTCAGATATGAATTTAGGAGGATCAGTTGCCCATACGCTAACAGGAACGGCTGTATTATTAGGGTGTAATCCTATTGTATTTATAGGTCAGGATTTAGCATATTTAAAAGAAAAGCGTTATGGTGATATTGCATTAACTAAGTTTGATAAAGAGAAGGAGATTACGCTTGGACTTGTAGGAGGAAAAGCACTAAAAGTTGAAGGGGTTAATGGGGAGCTACTAGATACTAATGAAGAACTATTTAATTTTAAGCGTGGCTTAGAAAATATAATAAAAAATAATAGTGATGTAACTTTTATTAATGCTACTGAAGGAGGCGCTTTAATAAAAGGGACTATTAATATGTCATTAAAAGAAGTGATAAGTAAGTATAGTTTAAAAGATAAAGGTAACTATATTAAAGAAAATAATCATAGTGTTGATGTAAATCATATGATAGATAATACTGTTGTTAGTTTAAAGAATATTATTAAGTCTAATAAAAATATAATTGCAAAGTCCAAGGAAGCTTTAAAATATATAGAACTAATTAAAAGTGAGTTAAGAGTATATGGTAAAGTAAAAAATAATTATTATCTAAATAAAATGGATGAAATTGATGAGGATATAAAAAAGAGTTATAAAGATTTAGAAGTTTTAAGTTCATTAATTTATCCAGTAGTGTATACAATTTTAACAGGTAAAAAACTTAGTGAATATAAAGATATAATCGAAAAAAATGAATTTTTGTACAAGAGTGTATTGGCAGTTTCAGAGTATGCTATGAAAAAACTTGAATGCGCATTGGAACAAATTAACAATATGGAGAGATGAATATGATAAAGCTTGAATGCATAAGAGATAATTTATATACAATTAAATATAATAATAAGTACATTCATAGTAAGTTTAATCCCGTAAAAGAAAGTGAAAGATTTATAGCACGATATAAGTATATACAAAGTAAAAAGAATATAGTAGTGTATGGATTGGGATTAGGATATCATATTGAAACTATAATTAAAATTAATGATACTGCTAAAATATATATTTTTGAAGCTAATGATGAAATTATAGAAGTTTGTAAAAAGATTAAACCTCACTTGTTTAAAAATAAAAATATAAAAATTATAAAATATAATGGTGAATTCTATAATCTGTTTAAAAATTACTTGGATACATGTGAAGAATTTATAGTGCACAAACCTTCTTTACATACTATAAAAGATATAAATTATAAATTATATAATGTAATTAACAATTATGTTATAGCTTATGAAAGTACAAATGAATTAAAAGAACAACTAATACAAAACTATAATGAAAATTTAAAAGTGGATTATAGCAATATAATTGATTTGTTAAATAAGTTTAAAAGTAAAAATAAAAATAAAAAATTTGTTATTACAGCTGCAGGACCATCTTTAGATTATGAACTTAAATTTTTAAAATCAAGTAGAGATAGTTTTGTTATTGTAACTGTAGGTACTGCCCTTAATGCATTAATGAACAATAATATATGTCCGGATGTTATTGTTATAATAGATGGGAAAATAGGAGTCGCAAATCAGCTTAAAGGATTTGAGAATTTACAAATACCTCTTTGTTTTCT
This Clostridium novyi NT DNA region includes the following protein-coding sequences:
- a CDS encoding motility associated factor glycosyltransferase family protein, translated to MYNYKFDIEKSKDNYNILKIYKNDKSIYMGSKYNMKNKIIDFINQFKECDDKSIFLIFGFGSGECIFELSQKFKNNKILIFEPNYNLIKYVQENISEFEFFNSSNNIELKYYNSSALEELKKSISVFDITKIKYGFLCNYEKVYMDRFTEFNNDVKNFLSDTVLYRNTSIVFARRWFDTLMGNLPEILTSSPIDILKGKYKDIPAVIVSAGPSLEKNIHELKNINDKMLVLSGGRTLKPLKDIDVSPDLLGIVDPGEIAYELVKEYIHSEESTLLFYEGTNEKVTKDYIGNKYIFTQSNFIREIFQMNISDMNLGGSVAHTLTGTAVLLGCNPIVFIGQDLAYLKEKRYGDIALTKFDKEKEITLGLVGGKALKVEGVNGELLDTNEELFNFKRGLENIIKNNSDVTFINATEGGALIKGTINMSLKEVISKYSLKDKGNYIKENNHSVDVNHMIDNTVVSLKNIIKSNKNIIAKSKEALKYIELIKSELRVYGKVKNNYYLNKMDEIDEDIKKSYKDLEVLSSLIYPVVYTILTGKKLSEYKDIIEKNEFLYKSVLAVSEYAMKKLECALEQINNMER
- a CDS encoding motility associated factor glycosyltransferase family protein, producing the protein MIKLECIRDNLYTIKYNNKYIHSKFNPVKESERFIARYKYIQSKKNIVVYGLGLGYHIETIIKINDTAKIYIFEANDEIIEVCKKIKPHLFKNKNIKIIKYNGEFYNLFKNYLDTCEEFIVHKPSLHTIKDINYKLYNVINNYVIAYESTNELKEQLIQNYNENLKVDYSNIIDLLNKFKSKNKNKKFVITAAGPSLDYELKFLKSSRDSFVIVTVGTALNALMNNNICPDVIVIIDGKIGVANQLKGFENLQIPLCFLSTASRWAVKNYRGPKYMFFNSEDEDEIFIETGKTVAVAAMSIAIHCGAKEIVMLGQDLAYLDGKSHTNTYEDIYGLKDNPIINKNNKFVTGIDGSKLNTTSGYIYFKEQIEKLIETNPDVQFINCSKGAFIRGANHMEFEQYINDKLNY